A single region of the Bacillus cereus genome encodes:
- a CDS encoding DUF3926 domain-containing protein, which translates to MHDELLRKVIRTKIKVGMRILEELPNPIQQSAKQALNILQEELPSYTEAQPHPEEHLKSIIIE; encoded by the coding sequence ATGCATGATGAACTACTAAGAAAGGTAATTCGTACAAAAATAAAAGTTGGTATGCGTATATTAGAAGAGCTACCGAATCCGATTCAGCAATCAGCTAAGCAAGCACTAAACATTTTACAGGAAGAGCTACCTTCTTATACAGAAGCACAACCACATCCCGAGGAGCATTTAAAAAGTATCATAATTGAATAA
- a CDS encoding MetQ/NlpA family ABC transporter substrate-binding protein — protein MKKILAFALSAIVGITALSGCSGGDTGAGAKEKVVRVGVTGTDGDAWEILKKKAEKEGIKIKLVEFSDYTTPNKALADGDIELNSFQHIAFLEQFKKEHKLDITAVGTTQIAPMGLYSEKYKKANEIPDGSEIAIPNDPTNQARALKLLDAAGLLKLKKDFGLFGDPSGIAENPKKLKITPVIAQQTPRVLKDVAASVINNGVAGQAGLDPAKDPIFLEDPKNENAKPYINIFAARTKDKDDPTLKKVIELYHSKEVTDAIKKETNDGSISVDLSLEELEKIVK, from the coding sequence ATGAAGAAAATTTTAGCATTTGCATTATCAGCAATCGTAGGAATTACAGCTTTAAGCGGCTGCTCAGGTGGAGATACAGGTGCAGGAGCGAAAGAGAAAGTAGTTCGCGTCGGTGTAACTGGAACAGATGGAGACGCTTGGGAAATTTTGAAGAAAAAAGCTGAAAAAGAAGGGATTAAAATTAAACTAGTTGAGTTCTCTGATTACACAACGCCAAATAAAGCGTTAGCTGATGGAGATATTGAACTAAACTCATTCCAGCATATCGCTTTCTTAGAGCAATTTAAAAAGGAGCATAAGTTAGATATTACAGCTGTTGGTACAACGCAAATTGCACCGATGGGCTTATACTCTGAAAAATATAAGAAAGCAAATGAAATCCCAGATGGTTCAGAAATTGCTATTCCAAATGATCCAACGAACCAGGCGCGTGCATTAAAACTTCTTGATGCAGCCGGATTATTAAAGCTTAAGAAAGATTTCGGCCTATTTGGGGATCCAAGTGGTATCGCTGAAAATCCAAAGAAGTTAAAAATTACACCGGTTATCGCACAGCAAACACCTCGTGTATTAAAAGATGTAGCAGCTTCAGTTATTAATAACGGTGTTGCTGGTCAAGCTGGATTAGATCCAGCGAAGGATCCTATTTTCTTAGAAGATCCAAAGAATGAAAATGCGAAACCTTATATTAATATTTTCGCAGCTCGTACGAAAGACAAAGATGATCCAACGCTGAAAAAAGTAATTGAATTGTATCATTCAAAAGAAGTAACAGATGCAATTAAGAAAGAAACGAATGATGGTTCAATTTCAGTAGATCTTTCACTTGAGGAGCTTGAAAAAATCGTAAAATAA
- a CDS encoding ArsA family ATPase: MMRIILYTGKGGVGKTSISAATALQSAKKGLKTLVMSTDPAHSLGDSFGIKLSSEPLEIRENLWAQEINTIYEMEKGWGKLQKYITLLFTSKAADDITTEELTMFPGMEDLISLLRVLDYYKQNTYDVIIIDCAPTGETLAMLSFPDMLGWWMEKLFPIKRKVLKVVRPVAQPLLGVPLPTDDIMDELTNTLEQLGEMRDILSNREITSIRIVVNPEKMVIKEAQRSFTYLNLYDYNVDAIMINRVIPNTVTDPYFQAWKDTQKKYKTLIQDSFQPLPIYEAPMFEQEVVGLSMLERVGDALFKSDSSPTEVKFNGRTQYVKKDGDEYIFVLSIPFSNKSELSLNQKGDELIIRAGSAKRNITLPKTLTHLSIQGAKFEDDVLNIRFGGVVHA, from the coding sequence ATGATGAGAATTATTTTGTATACGGGTAAAGGCGGCGTAGGAAAAACTAGCATTTCAGCAGCAACAGCACTCCAAAGCGCAAAAAAAGGATTAAAAACATTAGTAATGAGTACAGATCCTGCTCATAGTTTAGGAGATTCATTTGGCATAAAACTATCTTCTGAACCATTAGAAATTCGAGAAAATTTATGGGCACAAGAAATTAATACGATTTATGAAATGGAAAAAGGCTGGGGAAAATTGCAGAAATATATTACACTACTCTTCACTTCCAAAGCAGCCGATGATATTACAACAGAAGAATTAACAATGTTTCCTGGTATGGAAGATTTAATTAGCTTACTTCGCGTACTCGATTATTATAAACAAAACACATATGATGTTATCATCATTGATTGTGCACCAACTGGAGAAACATTAGCAATGCTCAGCTTTCCAGACATGCTCGGCTGGTGGATGGAAAAATTATTTCCTATTAAAAGAAAAGTTTTAAAAGTCGTTCGTCCTGTAGCTCAACCACTTCTTGGTGTCCCCCTTCCAACCGATGATATTATGGACGAATTAACAAATACACTTGAACAGCTTGGAGAAATGAGAGATATTTTATCAAACCGAGAAATAACAAGTATCCGCATCGTTGTAAATCCTGAAAAAATGGTCATTAAAGAAGCTCAGCGCAGCTTTACTTATTTAAACTTATACGATTATAACGTAGATGCCATTATGATTAACCGCGTCATCCCTAACACTGTCACCGATCCTTATTTTCAGGCATGGAAAGATACGCAAAAGAAATATAAAACATTAATTCAAGATAGTTTTCAGCCACTTCCTATTTACGAAGCTCCGATGTTTGAACAAGAAGTTGTTGGCTTGTCTATGTTAGAACGTGTAGGAGACGCTTTATTTAAATCTGACTCTTCTCCTACGGAAGTGAAATTTAACGGTCGCACACAATATGTAAAAAAAGATGGCGATGAGTATATTTTCGTTCTGTCCATTCCCTTCTCAAACAAAAGTGAACTTTCATTAAATCAAAAAGGTGATGAACTTATTATTCGAGCTGGTTCTGCGAAGCGAAATATCACATTGCCAAAAACATTAACGCACCTTTCTATTCAAGGAGCTAAGTTTGAAGATGATGTACTAAACATTCGGTTTGGAGGTGTAGTACATGCATGA
- a CDS encoding HXXEE domain-containing protein, whose translation MIKTSSTRHFTANTIWLIPFLFFIHNLEEAFQMPQYLANQFSIHFITNTQFFIAITILTIFVLLIIILYQLNIISSIYWIIFIQGAIFFNSVQHLILFFIYRSYNPGAISAVFIVIFSIFFLLSEKHFIHKKQFVITLLFSLFSYPVIIWITLLFASYFH comes from the coding sequence TTGATAAAAACATCTTCAACAAGACATTTCACCGCTAATACAATTTGGCTAATCCCCTTTTTATTTTTCATTCACAACCTTGAAGAGGCCTTTCAAATGCCACAATACCTTGCTAATCAATTTTCGATTCACTTTATAACTAACACACAATTTTTCATTGCAATTACTATATTAACAATCTTTGTCTTACTCATAATTATTCTATATCAGTTAAACATCATATCTTCTATTTACTGGATTATTTTTATTCAAGGAGCTATCTTCTTCAACTCTGTTCAACATCTTATTTTGTTTTTCATTTATCGTTCCTATAATCCTGGCGCAATATCAGCAGTTTTCATTGTCATCTTTTCTATTTTCTTCTTGTTATCCGAAAAACACTTCATTCATAAAAAGCAATTCGTAATTACACTCCTTTTCAGCTTATTTTCTTATCCCGTTATAATTTGGATTACCTTACTATTTGCTAGCTATTTTCATTAA